AACCGGCCATCCTTCTGCACCCTGGCCGCCACGGTTTCGCCATCGGGGCTGAATACGGGTGGCCAGGCCATATCGAATCCGTTTGACCAGGCCCGGCCGTCGACGACGATCTTCCATACCGGGCCCTCCTTGGCAAGCGCCGCCAGCCGCCGGCCGTCGGGGCTGAAGGTAATGTCGGTCACCATGTCCCCGAAGGTGGCAGCCCAGGGCGTGCCGTCGACGGCCACGGTCCAACGCCCGAATGTCGGTGCCACGATGGCGGCCAGTTTTTTACCGTCCGGGCCGAAGGCAGGCTGCCACAGTTGTACAAAGCGGCGGTCCCATAAAAAGTCCCCGTTTTCGGCCAGCGTCCACATGCCTTGGTGGCGCACCGGCGCCACGACATCGACCGTTCCCGGCCGGAATATGGGCTCCCAGACACAGCCGAAACGTTGTTCCCAGGCGATGCCGTCCACGGCAACCGTGTATTCGTAAAGGTTCCGCCTCACCTCGGCGGCCAGATGCTGCCCGTCTTCGCTGATGGCCAGGCCCCAGACATTCAGAAAAACCTCGTCCCACGCCTTGCCGTCCAGGGCCGCCGTGAAGGTCCCCTTCTTGAATTTATGAATCTCCCCCGAATCGGCATCTTTGACCTGCACCGCGGCGGCCGTGCGCGTCCCACAGGGGCTCAGAGCGAAATAGGTCATGTTGGCGTAGGATCTGTCCCAGGGAACCCCGTTCAGCACCATGCAGTACCGCATGTCCTGCTGCGCCGCGACCGCAAGGGCGCCGCCGTTTTCACTGAAGAGGGGATTCCACACGTAGCCGAACCTGTTTTCCCAGGGGGTGCCGTCAACAGCCACCGTCCATTCACCCACCTCCGAAACCAGCGCCGCCAGGCGTCCGTCGGGAAGGTACCTCAGGTGCCAGGCCTTGTCATAGACCGCATCCCAGGCCGTGCCGTTGACACAGACGCTGAATTCCATTTCAGAAACGTTGACGACGGCGGCGACCGCCTCTCCGTCCGGACTGGCGTAAGGCTCTTCCACCCACCTGAATTCATCGTTCCACGCACTAAAGGCGACCTTTTTTTCAGATATCTCCCAATCCCACTCTTGACCGTCGACCATGAGGCCTCCTCGTGCTACCCGGGTGACCGGCCATTCCCGCAACAAGCGGCGGGAAGCCTTCCCCGTGAGGAATTTGTCTGTTTTGATTCGCCCGTCAACCCTGCAGCCCCGCGAGCATGGATCTCCGCTGCGATCCGGCAGGCTGGGATGCCGGGGGGCTCAGCCTTTCGCGAGGGAGCGGCTTAAACCGCATTTTCCGAACATGTGGCCCGTGACATTATTGTGGATACATACCTAATGTTGTCACGGAATGCAAATGGATAGAATCCATTGAAAATATGTTTATTTTGATCATTCTTGAAATTTGAAACCCTCAACTTGGGCAAAATCCTTGTCTATTAAAGGATTACATGCTATCAAGACTTCCTTAGTTCGGGTCTGCAAAGGACCGGCATTTTCTGTTTTCGCACTTCAAGGAGGAAAATACATGTCTGAATACAGTCGATACATAGCGATGGCCGGTGTGATTGTTCTCGGCATCATTCTCCAGGCGATGCTGATCGGACTCTATGCCGTTCCGGCACCCTACAAAACCGCGGTCGCCTTTACCAAAGCCTACTATAAACTAGACCCCTCCATGGAAGACTACCTGTGCCAAGACAGCCGCCTCGATGACGGCGTGAATGTCACCGCACAATACCTCTATGAAAAATCGAGCTATGCAAAATCCCTGGGATTCGACAAAAGCTTTCTCAAAAGCCAGCTGTACCATATTGAAACCCACACCGCCTTTACCAGTGACACCGAAGCGACGGTGACCATTTCAGCCGTCCGGAGAACAGCCATCAACCCGGTCTTCGCCTGGGTTGCCAAACTGTTTCGCATCGGCGGAACCTATCCCGTTGAAGGCACCATCGACGTCGTGAAAGAAAACGGCCGCTGGAAAGTGTGCGCCGAGTCATTTTCCTCCGTTTGAAATAACGGCAAGTTGTTATCTGGTATTGAACCGAGATAGCGAGCGCATTCCCTGCAGCTTGCTGCAGGGTAAGCGAGCGAATCATAATTGATAGAATTCCTTACGGTGAAGATTCCCCTTAAGCTTGCTGCGGGAAGTGTTCAAATTCTGGTCCTGCGGGTCAGGTCAGAGATATCTGGACGGATGGTATCGTCACCTGAGGCACACCTTGTCCATGCAACCTATTTACAAACGCATTCAGCAACGGGCCCGCCAAATTGCCGAGGGTATGCCGGCGCCCGACTTTTATCGTGACCACGCCGGCGCCAACAACCTCTCCGGCAACCTGTTGGATTCAAACCCCGACATGGCGGCATTGAACGAAATTGTCGCCGAGTATCTGCAGCACAATGCCGGGCATGGCCTCAAGCACTCCCGCAAAGTCGCCCTGGATGCGGGGACATTGACGATCATCGAGGGCCGCCGGGCGAACCTTGCGGAAAACGAAATCCAACGGTTGACCTATCTATCCCATATGGCGGGGTTGCTGCACGACGTAAAGCGCAAAAAGAAAAACCATGCCGTCGAGGGTGCTCTCTTTTCGCGGAAGATATTGCCGGCATTCTCGC
This genomic interval from Deltaproteobacteria bacterium contains the following:
- a CDS encoding HD domain-containing protein, with translation MQPIYKRIQQRARQIAEGMPAPDFYRDHAGANNLSGNLLDSNPDMAALNEIVAEYLQHNAGHGLKHSRKVALDAGTLTIIEGRRANLAENEIQRLTYLSHMAGLLHDVKRKKKNHAVEGALFSRKILPAFSLSPQEVEDVANAIRNHEAFKPLIPIDSLHGALVAGCLYDADKFRWGPDNFTDTVWNMIAIYNPPLSEFIKRYPEGMRGIARIKETFRTATGKMYGPQFIDLGIAIGEKLYKAILEEFKSCL
- a CDS encoding WD40 repeat domain-containing protein is translated as MVDGQEWDWEISEKKVAFSAWNDEFRWVEEPYASPDGEAVAAVVNVSEMEFSVCVNGTAWDAVYDKAWHLRYLPDGRLAALVSEVGEWTVAVDGTPWENRFGYVWNPLFSENGGALAVAAQQDMRYCMVLNGVPWDRSYANMTYFALSPCGTRTAAAVQVKDADSGEIHKFKKGTFTAALDGKAWDEVFLNVWGLAISEDGQHLAAEVRRNLYEYTVAVDGIAWEQRFGCVWEPIFRPGTVDVVAPVRHQGMWTLAENGDFLWDRRFVQLWQPAFGPDGKKLAAIVAPTFGRWTVAVDGTPWAATFGDMVTDITFSPDGRRLAALAKEGPVWKIVVDGRAWSNGFDMAWPPVFSPDGETVAARVQKDGRFLFAVNDHVDQRAMEAAWDPVFSPDGSRLLLRSVEAGIYYRRVVAVRDFGL